A section of the Streptomyces sp. NBC_00178 genome encodes:
- a CDS encoding DUF6083 domain-containing protein — translation MGDTENTASCADPPDDDSGRLTAAWQVLLEGATAPRPPAPPECPFCELPQDRYATSYTGHWVLLEPGIRVPAHTVPPRRRWIITSTGTAVNLWDAEPLPGATCRIPHRIACPRLEPEDHWPWVTALRRHNLERTQRLFELPEEGLPDAG, via the coding sequence ATGGGGGACACCGAGAACACTGCGTCCTGCGCGGACCCGCCCGACGACGACTCCGGCCGGCTCACGGCGGCCTGGCAGGTGCTCCTGGAAGGCGCCACCGCCCCGCGGCCCCCGGCGCCGCCCGAGTGCCCGTTCTGCGAGCTGCCGCAGGACCGGTACGCCACGTCGTACACCGGGCACTGGGTTCTCCTCGAACCCGGGATCCGCGTCCCGGCCCACACGGTGCCCCCGCGCCGGCGCTGGATCATCACGTCCACCGGGACGGCCGTGAACCTGTGGGACGCCGAGCCGCTGCCGGGCGCCACGTGCCGCATTCCGCACCGCATCGCATGCCCCCGGCTGGAGCCGGAGGACCACTGGCCCTGGGTGACGGCGCTGCGGCGGCACAATCTGGAGCGCACGCAACGCCTGTTCGAACTGCCCGAGGAGGGTCTCCCGGACGCCGGGTGA